A portion of the Novosphingobium sp. KA1 genome contains these proteins:
- the acs gene encoding acetate--CoA ligase, producing the protein MAEAIYPVPAEWAQNALIDEARYQQMYERSIADPDGFWREEGQRIDWIKPFSVVKQTSFHEADFGISWFTDGTLNLSANCLDRHLAERGDAIAILWEPDDPKNPERRITYRELHEAVCRFANLLKARGVKRGERVTIYLPMVPEAAVAMLACARIGAIHSIVFAGFSPDALAGRIQDCDSRIVLTSDEGLRGGKKVPLKANVDEALKACPGVDSVIVLSHTGADVPMVDGRDIDWASAVAAQPADCLPEEMSAEDPLFILYTSGSTGKPKGVLHTTGGYAVWASMTHEYVFDYRPGQIYWCAADIGWVTGHSYVVYGPLMNGATTVMFEGVPNFPDASRFWQVVDKFQVEIFYGAPTALRALMREGDDFVKKTSRKSLRLLGSVGEPINPEAWSWYHEVVGEGRCPIVDTWWQTETGGAMITPLPGATALKPGSASKPMFGVKPMLLDNEGGVLEGATDGCLVIADSWPGQMRTVWGDHERFFQTYFSTFAGYYFTGDGCRRDEDGYYWITGRIDDVINVSGHRMGTAEIESALVAHHAVAEAAVVGMPHEIKGQGIYAFVTCNAEIEPDEALRKELVQWVRHEIGPIATPDVIQFAPGLPKTRSGKIMRRILRKIGENDFSNLGDTSTLADPSVVDNLIANRPQPATA; encoded by the coding sequence ATGGCCGAGGCCATCTATCCCGTGCCTGCAGAATGGGCCCAGAACGCCCTGATCGATGAGGCCCGGTACCAGCAGATGTACGAGCGCTCGATCGCCGATCCCGATGGGTTCTGGCGTGAGGAAGGCCAGCGGATCGACTGGATCAAGCCGTTCAGCGTGGTCAAGCAGACCAGCTTCCACGAGGCGGATTTCGGCATCTCGTGGTTTACCGACGGCACACTGAATCTCTCCGCCAATTGCCTCGATCGCCATCTGGCCGAGCGCGGCGATGCCATCGCCATCCTGTGGGAACCGGACGATCCGAAGAACCCGGAACGCCGGATTACCTACCGCGAGCTGCACGAGGCGGTCTGCCGCTTTGCCAATCTTCTGAAGGCCCGCGGCGTCAAGCGGGGCGAGCGTGTCACCATCTATCTGCCGATGGTACCCGAAGCCGCGGTCGCCATGCTGGCCTGCGCGCGTATCGGTGCGATCCACTCGATCGTCTTTGCCGGCTTCTCGCCCGATGCCCTGGCCGGCCGCATCCAGGACTGCGACAGCCGGATTGTCCTCACCAGCGACGAAGGTCTGCGCGGCGGCAAGAAGGTGCCGCTCAAGGCCAATGTCGACGAGGCGCTCAAGGCTTGCCCGGGTGTCGACAGCGTGATCGTGCTCAGCCACACCGGCGCCGACGTGCCGATGGTGGACGGCCGCGACATCGACTGGGCTTCCGCGGTCGCCGCCCAGCCTGCGGACTGCCTGCCCGAGGAAATGAGCGCGGAAGACCCGCTGTTCATCCTTTACACCTCGGGCTCCACCGGCAAGCCCAAGGGCGTGCTCCATACCACCGGCGGCTATGCGGTATGGGCCTCGATGACGCACGAATACGTCTTCGATTATCGCCCTGGCCAGATCTACTGGTGCGCCGCCGACATCGGCTGGGTGACCGGACATTCCTACGTTGTCTATGGCCCGCTGATGAACGGGGCGACCACGGTGATGTTCGAGGGGGTGCCCAACTTCCCCGACGCCAGCCGCTTCTGGCAGGTGGTCGACAAGTTCCAGGTCGAGATCTTCTACGGCGCGCCCACGGCCCTGCGCGCACTGATGCGCGAAGGCGACGATTTCGTGAAGAAGACCAGCCGCAAGAGCCTGCGCCTCCTGGGGTCGGTCGGTGAGCCGATCAATCCCGAAGCCTGGTCCTGGTATCACGAGGTCGTCGGTGAAGGGCGCTGCCCGATCGTCGACACCTGGTGGCAGACCGAGACCGGCGGCGCCATGATCACCCCGCTGCCCGGTGCCACCGCGCTCAAGCCCGGTTCGGCCAGCAAGCCGATGTTTGGCGTGAAGCCGATGCTGCTCGATAACGAGGGCGGCGTGCTTGAAGGGGCAACCGACGGCTGCCTGGTGATAGCGGACAGCTGGCCGGGACAGATGCGGACCGTCTGGGGCGATCACGAACGCTTCTTCCAGACCTATTTCTCGACGTTCGCGGGTTACTACTTCACTGGCGACGGCTGCCGCCGCGACGAGGACGGGTACTACTGGATCACCGGCCGTATCGACGACGTCATCAACGTCTCGGGGCACCGCATGGGTACGGCCGAGATCGAATCGGCGCTGGTCGCCCATCATGCCGTGGCCGAGGCAGCGGTCGTCGGCATGCCGCACGAGATCAAGGGGCAGGGCATCTATGCCTTTGTCACCTGCAACGCCGAAATCGAACCGGATGAGGCGCTGCGCAAGGAACTGGTCCAGTGGGTCCGGCACGAGATCGGCCCGATCGCGACGCCCGACGTCATCCAGTTCGCGCCGGGCCTGCCCAAGACCCGTTCGGGCAAGATCATGCGGCGTATCCTGCGCAAGATCGGCGAGAACGACTTCTCCAACCTTGGCGATACGTCGACCCTGGCCGATCCTTCGGTGGTCGACAACCTGATCGCCAATCGTCCCCAGCCTGCAACGGCGTGA
- a CDS encoding DcaP family trimeric outer membrane transporter: protein MHERTRSLARALMAASCLIAPQAAHAATAREEQLEARLEKLETEMAQLRSDLAQARQQQVRDASAAQGAIAAANARSEAAATRIAAVEAKASGPATAAATAPAAPPADGFRSGNSAINIGGYIKLVATSSHFSDGKVATNTFGRDFYLPQAIPTGSGQSTDATDFNAKQSRLWVDVNTRLGDHALKAYVEADFQTSPGIQASKRTTNGYNFTLRRAYMQFDRWLIGQEWTTFQYVPALPESTDFVGVTEGTVFARQPLIRYSLPIGKQATLHLAMEQPETGTVDTGSPTIIENGDERIPDFVARLAWKGGIGELSLAGLARQVRVQNGGKDASTTGLGVSAAGKLWLNGSKTSDLRAMVTYGHNISRYLGLNFAPDAVYSPATNSLESVDAIAAFAALHIALGTNWRANVMGSWQRVYYSRDLAVADIATFNRQAWSGAANLFYSPYRNIDLGIEYRHGERDLVDGDNGNLDRLEFAAKYSF from the coding sequence ATGCACGAGCGAACCCGATCGCTGGCGCGTGCGCTGATGGCGGCAAGCTGCCTGATCGCACCGCAGGCGGCCCACGCGGCCACGGCGCGCGAGGAGCAACTCGAGGCGCGCCTGGAAAAGCTGGAGACGGAAATGGCACAGCTTCGTTCAGACCTCGCCCAGGCCCGCCAGCAGCAGGTCCGCGATGCTTCTGCCGCGCAAGGCGCGATCGCCGCCGCCAATGCGCGCAGCGAAGCTGCCGCCACCCGGATCGCGGCAGTCGAGGCTAAGGCGTCCGGCCCGGCAACGGCAGCAGCGACCGCTCCGGCCGCGCCACCCGCCGACGGGTTCCGCTCGGGCAATTCCGCGATCAACATCGGCGGCTACATCAAGCTGGTCGCCACTTCGAGCCACTTCAGCGACGGCAAGGTCGCCACCAACACCTTCGGGCGCGACTTCTACCTGCCCCAGGCGATCCCGACCGGCAGCGGCCAGAGCACCGACGCGACCGACTTCAACGCCAAGCAGTCGCGCCTCTGGGTCGACGTCAACACCCGCCTGGGCGACCACGCGCTCAAGGCCTATGTGGAGGCGGACTTCCAGACCTCGCCCGGCATCCAGGCCTCCAAGCGCACGACCAACGGCTATAACTTCACCCTGCGCCGCGCCTACATGCAGTTCGATCGCTGGCTGATCGGACAGGAGTGGACAACCTTCCAGTACGTGCCGGCCCTGCCCGAATCGACCGACTTCGTGGGCGTCACCGAAGGCACCGTCTTCGCGCGCCAGCCGCTGATCCGCTACAGCCTGCCGATCGGCAAGCAGGCCACGCTGCACCTGGCGATGGAGCAGCCGGAAACGGGCACGGTGGACACCGGCTCGCCAACGATCATCGAGAACGGTGATGAGCGCATTCCCGACTTTGTCGCCCGTCTAGCCTGGAAGGGCGGGATCGGCGAGCTTTCGCTGGCGGGCCTCGCTCGGCAGGTTCGCGTGCAGAACGGCGGAAAGGACGCCAGCACCACCGGACTTGGCGTCAGTGCGGCCGGCAAGCTCTGGCTCAACGGCAGCAAGACCAGCGACCTTCGCGCCATGGTCACATACGGGCACAACATCAGCCGTTACCTCGGCCTCAACTTCGCGCCGGACGCGGTCTATTCGCCCGCGACCAACTCGCTTGAAAGCGTGGATGCCATAGCCGCCTTCGCCGCGCTGCATATCGCGCTTGGCACCAACTGGCGCGCCAACGTGATGGGCAGCTGGCAGCGGGTCTACTACTCCCGCGACCTTGCCGTTGCCGATATCGCCACCTTCAATCGCCAGGCATGGAGCGGGGCGGCCAACCTGTTCTACTCGCCCTACCGCAACATCGATCTCGGCATCGAGTACCGTCACGGCGAGCGCGATCTGGTCGACGGCGACAATGGCAATCTCGACCGTCTCGAATTTGCCGCTAAGTATAGTTTCTGA
- a CDS encoding MFS transporter: MASTYDALPKHHQATQSEKLVITASSLGTVFEWYDFYLYGLLATFISKVFFAGVNETTGFILALGAFAAGFAVRPFGALVFGRIGDLVGRKNTFLVTMGLMGASTFAVGLLPGYETIGVASPIILVGLRIVQGLALGGEYGGAATYVAEHAPNNKRGLYTSFIQITATFGLFAALLVVLGFRTAMGEDTFSGWGWRLPFLVSSILLGVSMWIRLQLNESPVYQKMKDEGTTSKAPLTEAFGQWSNLKFVLIALFGAVAGQAVVWYAGQFYAMFYLEKILKVDGATTNTLIAIALALGTPFFVFFGWLSDRIGRKYIILGGCALAAVTYFPAFHALSDAANPALARATATAPVIVHANPGECSFQFDPVGKNKFDASSCDIAKAFLAKSGINYSNFEVPAGTIASVSVGGRTLAAPNPALVSEKDRAVAITAYQDDVKAALAEAGYPAKADPNAMDKITVVAVLFYLVVLVTMVYGPIAAMLVELFPSRIRYTSMSLPYHLGNGWFGGFLPTTAFAMVAATGDIYYGLWYPVVIAAATVVIGLLFLPETFRRNIDA, encoded by the coding sequence ATGGCATCGACATATGACGCCTTGCCGAAGCATCATCAGGCGACGCAGAGCGAAAAGCTCGTCATCACCGCCTCATCGCTCGGCACCGTTTTCGAGTGGTACGATTTCTATCTTTACGGCCTGCTGGCGACGTTCATTTCGAAGGTCTTCTTTGCGGGCGTGAACGAGACGACCGGCTTCATCCTCGCGCTCGGCGCCTTTGCCGCGGGCTTCGCGGTGCGGCCGTTCGGCGCACTGGTGTTCGGACGCATCGGCGACCTGGTCGGGCGCAAGAACACCTTTCTTGTCACCATGGGCCTGATGGGCGCCTCCACTTTCGCGGTCGGCCTGCTGCCGGGCTACGAGACGATCGGCGTCGCCTCGCCCATCATCCTGGTGGGCCTGCGCATCGTCCAGGGACTTGCCCTCGGCGGTGAATATGGCGGTGCGGCGACTTACGTTGCCGAACATGCACCCAACAACAAGCGCGGGCTATACACCAGCTTTATCCAGATCACCGCGACTTTCGGGCTCTTCGCCGCGCTGCTGGTCGTACTCGGCTTCCGCACGGCAATGGGTGAGGACACCTTCTCCGGCTGGGGCTGGCGCCTGCCGTTCCTCGTCTCGTCGATCCTGCTGGGCGTCTCGATGTGGATCCGCCTCCAGCTCAACGAGAGCCCCGTCTACCAGAAGATGAAGGACGAAGGCACGACCTCGAAGGCCCCGCTGACCGAAGCCTTTGGCCAGTGGAGCAATCTCAAGTTCGTGCTGATCGCCCTGTTCGGCGCTGTCGCGGGGCAGGCGGTGGTCTGGTACGCGGGCCAGTTCTACGCGATGTTCTATCTCGAGAAGATCCTCAAGGTGGACGGCGCCACGACCAACACGCTGATCGCCATTGCCTTGGCGCTGGGCACGCCGTTCTTCGTGTTCTTCGGCTGGCTGTCCGACCGCATCGGCCGCAAGTACATCATCCTCGGCGGCTGCGCGCTGGCGGCAGTGACCTATTTCCCCGCCTTCCACGCGCTTTCGGACGCCGCCAACCCCGCACTTGCCCGGGCTACCGCAACCGCCCCGGTCATCGTCCACGCCAATCCCGGCGAATGCTCGTTCCAGTTCGACCCCGTGGGCAAGAACAAGTTCGACGCGTCGAGCTGTGACATCGCCAAGGCCTTCCTCGCCAAGAGCGGCATCAACTACAGCAATTTCGAAGTGCCGGCAGGCACGATCGCCTCGGTCTCGGTCGGCGGTAGGACGCTGGCGGCCCCCAACCCTGCGCTGGTGTCGGAAAAGGATCGTGCCGTCGCCATCACGGCCTACCAGGACGACGTGAAGGCTGCCCTTGCCGAGGCGGGCTATCCGGCCAAGGCCGATCCGAACGCGATGGACAAGATCACGGTCGTCGCCGTGCTGTTCTACCTCGTGGTGCTGGTGACCATGGTCTACGGTCCGATCGCGGCGATGCTGGTGGAACTGTTCCCGAGCCGGATCCGCTACACCTCGATGTCCCTGCCCTATCACCTCGGAAATGGCTGGTTCGGCGGCTTCCTGCCCACCACCGCCTTTGCCATGGTCGCCGCCACCGGCGACATCTACTACGGCCTGTGGTATCCGGTCGTCATCGCCGCGGCCACGGTGGTGATCGGCCTGCTGTTCCTTCCGGAAACCTTCCGGCGGAACATAGACGCCTGA
- a CDS encoding GNAT family N-acetyltransferase, with product MSLNDVITLPTRSGIELEVRPAREDDEAALTAFFERVEDEDRRFRFFAAADKVSAQQIAPLVHADQFRTESWIGFDKASGEIVSSGVLASDADRDTAEVAISVAGAYKGKGIGWAMLDFLGKQAEAQGCRRVMSIESRENSAAIEVERDKGFTPEPFDGDPTLVVLSKAFR from the coding sequence ATGTCTCTGAATGACGTCATCACCCTCCCCACCCGTTCCGGCATCGAACTCGAAGTGCGTCCCGCACGGGAAGACGACGAGGCCGCGCTGACCGCCTTTTTCGAACGCGTCGAGGACGAGGATCGCCGCTTCCGCTTCTTCGCCGCGGCGGACAAGGTCAGTGCCCAGCAGATCGCCCCGCTGGTCCATGCCGACCAGTTCCGTACCGAATCGTGGATCGGTTTCGACAAGGCCAGCGGAGAGATCGTCTCCTCGGGCGTGCTTGCCAGCGATGCTGACCGCGACACCGCCGAAGTCGCCATTTCGGTGGCAGGTGCCTACAAGGGCAAGGGTATCGGCTGGGCCATGCTCGACTTCCTCGGCAAGCAGGCCGAGGCGCAGGGCTGCCGCCGCGTGATGTCGATCGAAAGCCGGGAAAACAGTGCTGCGATCGAAGTCGAGCGTGACAAGGGCTTTACCCCCGAGCCGTTCGACGGAGACCCGACGCTGGTCGTGCTGTCGAAAGCCTTCCGTTAA
- a CDS encoding PilZ domain-containing protein yields the protein MSFYPRLVTGPPTQDQSERAERVSVTLLCEVRQGSRPWKAARLDDLAPGGFRIAWLPEVREDLPLRIRIPGLHLLTARVCWSRDNMVGCEFAEPLHPAVFEHIARTTGNGSSV from the coding sequence TTGTCGTTTTATCCGCGCCTCGTTACCGGCCCACCCACCCAGGACCAGTCCGAGCGGGCCGAACGGGTAAGCGTCACTCTGCTGTGCGAAGTGCGCCAGGGATCCCGCCCCTGGAAAGCCGCGCGCCTCGACGATCTTGCCCCCGGCGGGTTCCGAATCGCGTGGCTTCCCGAGGTGCGGGAAGATCTGCCGCTGCGCATCCGCATTCCCGGCCTGCACTTGCTCACTGCGCGGGTCTGCTGGAGCCGTGACAACATGGTCGGCTGCGAATTTGCTGAACCGCTCCACCCGGCTGTTTTCGAGCACATCGCCCGCACGACCGGCAACGGATCCTCTGTCTGA
- the lpdA gene encoding dihydrolipoyl dehydrogenase, with protein sequence MADTYDVIVLGSGPGGYVAAIRSAQLGLKTAIVERELLGGICLNWGCIPTKALLRSAEVFHQMKHAKNYGLAAENITADLNAVVQRSRGVAKQLNQGVTHLMKKNKIAVHMGTGKLVASNGTGGKLEVTGEKGTETLTAKHIIIATGARARDLPNAKADGERVWTYRHAMTPKEMPSKLLVIGSGAIGIEFASFYNDMGVDVTVVEMMDRIVPVEDADVSSFLEKALTKQGMKIMTGAKTSDLAVGKDSVKVTITDKAGKAAAHEFSHMIVAIGIVPNVENIGLEDLGIEPDKRFHIKTDDYGRTNVKGIWAIGDCVDGPWLAHKASHEGVTAAESIAKELGNKDVHPHALDRRNIPGCTYCHPQIASVGMTEAKAKEAGYEVKAGTFPFIGNGKAIALGEPEGFVKTVFDAKTGELLGAHMIGAEVTEMIQGYVVGKTLETTEAELMQTVFPHPTISEAMHESVLAAYGRALHI encoded by the coding sequence GTGGCTGATACCTATGACGTCATCGTCCTCGGCTCGGGCCCGGGCGGCTATGTCGCGGCGATCCGTTCCGCGCAGCTGGGCCTGAAGACCGCCATCGTCGAGCGTGAACTGCTCGGCGGCATCTGCCTCAACTGGGGCTGCATCCCGACCAAGGCGCTGCTGCGCTCGGCCGAGGTGTTCCACCAGATGAAGCACGCCAAGAACTACGGCCTCGCCGCCGAGAACATCACGGCGGACCTGAACGCGGTTGTCCAGCGTTCGCGCGGCGTTGCCAAGCAGCTCAATCAGGGCGTCACGCACCTGATGAAGAAGAACAAGATCGCCGTGCACATGGGCACCGGCAAGCTTGTTGCGAGCAACGGCACTGGGGGCAAGCTGGAAGTGACCGGCGAGAAGGGCACCGAGACCCTCACCGCCAAGCACATCATCATCGCCACCGGCGCCCGCGCCCGCGATCTGCCAAACGCCAAGGCCGACGGTGAGCGCGTGTGGACCTATCGCCATGCGATGACGCCCAAGGAAATGCCCAGCAAGCTGCTGGTCATCGGTTCGGGCGCGATCGGTATCGAATTCGCCAGCTTCTACAACGACATGGGCGTTGACGTCACGGTCGTCGAGATGATGGACCGGATCGTGCCGGTGGAAGATGCCGACGTGTCGTCCTTCCTCGAGAAGGCGCTGACCAAGCAGGGCATGAAGATCATGACCGGCGCCAAGACCAGCGATCTGGCCGTTGGCAAGGACAGCGTGAAGGTGACCATCACCGACAAGGCCGGCAAGGCCGCCGCGCATGAATTCAGCCACATGATCGTTGCCATCGGCATCGTGCCGAACGTCGAGAACATCGGTCTGGAAGACCTCGGCATCGAACCGGACAAGCGCTTCCACATCAAGACGGACGACTACGGCCGGACCAACGTCAAGGGCATCTGGGCCATTGGCGACTGCGTGGACGGCCCCTGGCTGGCGCACAAGGCGAGCCATGAAGGCGTTACCGCTGCCGAATCGATCGCCAAGGAACTGGGCAACAAGGACGTGCATCCGCACGCTCTCGACCGCCGCAACATTCCGGGCTGCACCTACTGCCACCCGCAGATCGCCTCGGTCGGCATGACCGAAGCGAAGGCGAAGGAAGCGGGCTACGAGGTGAAGGCCGGCACCTTCCCGTTCATCGGCAACGGCAAGGCCATCGCGCTGGGCGAACCGGAAGGTTTCGTGAAGACGGTGTTCGATGCGAAGACCGGCGAGCTGCTGGGTGCCCACATGATCGGCGCGGAAGTGACCGAGATGATCCAGGGCTACGTCGTCGGCAAGACGCTGGAGACCACCGAGGCCGAACTGATGCAGACCGTGTTCCCGCATCCGACGATCTCGGAAGCGATGCACGAATCGGTGCTGGCTGCTTACGGGCGCGCGCTGCACATCTGA
- a CDS encoding acyl-CoA thioesterase has translation MIDETKGCPRDPVIRVTAMPADANAYGDIFGGWLMSQMDMGAGLIAARRSRGRAVTVAMDGTQFHLPVKVGDEVSVYGEIKRVGRTSMTIAIEAWRRHRHEEEEVKVTQAVFTFVAVNEFGKPRVIDQEK, from the coding sequence ATGATCGACGAGACCAAGGGCTGCCCTCGTGACCCGGTGATCCGGGTCACGGCGATGCCCGCCGATGCCAACGCCTACGGCGACATCTTCGGCGGCTGGCTGATGAGCCAGATGGACATGGGCGCCGGTTTGATCGCCGCCCGCCGTTCGCGCGGCCGCGCAGTCACTGTCGCCATGGACGGCACCCAGTTCCACCTGCCCGTAAAGGTGGGTGACGAGGTCTCCGTCTATGGCGAGATCAAGCGGGTCGGCCGCACCTCTATGACGATCGCCATCGAGGCGTGGCGCCGCCATCGGCATGAAGAAGAAGAAGTGAAGGTGACGCAGGCCGTGTTCACCTTCGTCGCGGTGAACGAATTCGGCAAACCGCGCGTCATCGATCAGGAGAAGTAA
- a CDS encoding pyruvate dehydrogenase complex dihydrolipoamide acetyltransferase, with product MPIEIKMPALSPTMEEGKLAKWLVKEGDTVNSGDIMAEIETDKATMEFEAVDEGVVGKILVPEGTEGVKVGTVIAVIAGEGEDVSAVAAAPKAAAAPAAAPAAPATAPAPVASAPVAAVAGKDGRVVASPLAKRVAVAKGVDLAAVTGTGPKGRIVKADVEAAQPGTAAPKAAAPAAAPVAAPAGEAKPASVEMAAETRALLDDRIPHTVEKLSGMRKTIARRLTQSMQEAPHIYLTVDVRLDKLMALRAEINSMLEKQGVKVSVNDMLIKALGRALIDVPECNVTFAGNELIKYARADVSVAVSIPNGLITPIVQNANGKSFSEIAKATKDLGKRAKEGKLQPLEYQGGTASISNMGMMGIKQFTAVINPPQATIIAVGAGDKRPWVMPDDSLGVATVMSATGSFDHRAVDGADGARLMAAFREYIETPLGMVA from the coding sequence ATGCCCATCGAGATCAAGATGCCCGCCCTGTCCCCCACGATGGAAGAGGGGAAACTGGCGAAATGGCTGGTTAAGGAAGGCGACACCGTCAATTCCGGCGACATCATGGCCGAAATCGAAACCGACAAGGCCACCATGGAATTCGAAGCCGTGGACGAAGGCGTCGTCGGCAAGATCCTGGTGCCCGAAGGCACCGAAGGCGTGAAGGTCGGCACCGTGATCGCCGTGATCGCCGGTGAAGGCGAAGACGTCAGTGCCGTTGCCGCCGCCCCCAAGGCCGCTGCCGCTCCGGCTGCTGCGCCTGCCGCCCCCGCTACTGCCCCGGCGCCCGTCGCTTCGGCACCGGTTGCTGCTGTCGCCGGCAAGGACGGCCGCGTGGTCGCCTCGCCGCTCGCCAAGCGCGTGGCCGTCGCCAAGGGCGTTGACCTCGCCGCCGTCACCGGCACCGGCCCCAAGGGCCGTATCGTCAAGGCCGACGTCGAAGCCGCCCAGCCCGGTACTGCCGCGCCGAAGGCCGCCGCTCCGGCTGCTGCACCCGTTGCGGCTCCTGCTGGCGAAGCCAAGCCCGCTTCGGTCGAAATGGCTGCCGAAACCCGCGCTCTGCTTGACGACCGCATCCCGCACACCGTCGAAAAGCTCTCGGGCATGCGCAAGACCATCGCGCGCCGCCTGACCCAGTCGATGCAGGAAGCGCCGCACATCTACCTTACCGTGGACGTGCGCCTCGACAAGCTGATGGCCCTGCGTGCCGAGATCAACTCCATGCTCGAAAAGCAGGGCGTGAAGGTTTCGGTCAACGACATGCTGATCAAGGCCCTTGGCCGCGCGCTGATCGATGTGCCGGAGTGCAACGTGACCTTCGCCGGTAACGAGCTGATCAAGTATGCGCGTGCCGACGTTTCGGTTGCCGTCTCGATCCCGAACGGCCTGATCACCCCGATCGTCCAGAACGCCAACGGCAAGTCGTTCTCCGAAATCGCCAAGGCGACCAAGGATCTCGGCAAGCGTGCCAAGGAAGGCAAGCTGCAGCCGCTCGAATATCAGGGCGGCACCGCCTCGATCTCGAACATGGGCATGATGGGCATCAAGCAGTTCACCGCCGTGATCAACCCGCCGCAGGCGACGATCATCGCGGTCGGCGCGGGCGACAAGCGCCCGTGGGTGATGCCCGACGATTCGCTGGGCGTCGCCACCGTCATGAGCGCGACCGGCAGCTTCGACCACCGCGCGGTGGACGGTGCCGACGGCGCCCGCCTCATGGCCGCCTTCCGCGAATATATCGAAACGCCGCTGGGCATGGTCGCCTGA
- a CDS encoding universal stress protein, with product MRVYLVIIDETEEALVALQFAARRAAKTDGALHLLALVPPQPFNAFGGVQATIEEEARARAETLVTAAAGNLLSQGAKMPVIAVRMGEDIKIVRQYLKEHPEVSALVLGAAKEGGPGPLVAHFTGAGLGHMPCPVFVIPGTLDADAIERLS from the coding sequence ATGCGCGTCTATCTGGTTATCATAGACGAAACCGAAGAGGCGCTGGTCGCCCTGCAATTCGCGGCTCGCCGCGCGGCAAAGACCGACGGTGCACTGCACCTGCTGGCGCTCGTTCCGCCCCAGCCTTTCAACGCCTTCGGCGGTGTTCAGGCCACGATCGAGGAAGAAGCCCGCGCCCGCGCCGAAACACTGGTGACGGCAGCGGCCGGCAACCTCTTGTCGCAAGGCGCGAAGATGCCGGTCATCGCGGTGCGTATGGGCGAGGACATCAAGATCGTGCGCCAGTACCTGAAGGAACACCCGGAAGTTTCCGCGCTGGTTCTGGGCGCGGCCAAGGAGGGCGGCCCCGGTCCGCTGGTGGCACACTTCACCGGGGCGGGGCTTGGCCACATGCCGTGCCCGGTTTTCGTGATCCCCGGGACGCTCGATGCCGATGCGATCGAGCGCCTGAGCTGA